The Nakamurella alba genome has a window encoding:
- a CDS encoding amino acid ABC transporter ATP-binding protein — protein MVKGGDPAEPGHLLEVRSLRKSYGTGVVLRDLSLTAAPHTCTVLIGASGSGKSTLLRCINLLEVIDDGQVLLDGEDITDPRVNPDRVRARVGMVFQSFNLFPHMSVLDNITLAPRRVHGIGREQAEETALAMLDRVGLRQRAAARPDQLSGGQQQRVAIARALVNRPVLMLFDEVTSALDPELVGEVLALLADLRSDGMTMLVATHEMAFARDVADRVAFLADGGVAEVGPPEQVLADPQDDRTRKFLRRVLG, from the coding sequence CTGGTCAAGGGCGGTGACCCGGCGGAGCCCGGGCACCTGCTCGAGGTGCGATCGCTGCGCAAGTCCTACGGCACCGGCGTGGTGCTGCGCGACCTGTCGCTGACCGCGGCACCGCACACCTGCACGGTGCTGATCGGCGCGTCCGGGTCCGGCAAGTCGACGCTGCTGCGCTGCATCAACCTGCTCGAGGTGATCGACGACGGGCAGGTGCTGCTGGACGGCGAGGACATCACCGACCCGCGGGTGAACCCGGACCGGGTACGCGCCCGGGTCGGCATGGTGTTCCAGTCGTTCAACCTGTTCCCGCACATGTCCGTGCTGGACAACATCACCCTGGCCCCGCGCCGGGTGCACGGGATCGGCCGGGAGCAGGCGGAGGAGACGGCGCTTGCCATGCTGGACCGGGTGGGGCTGCGGCAGCGCGCGGCGGCCCGGCCGGACCAGCTCTCCGGCGGTCAGCAGCAGCGGGTGGCGATCGCCCGGGCGCTGGTCAACCGCCCGGTGCTGATGCTGTTCGACGAGGTGACCAGCGCGCTGGACCCGGAGCTGGTGGGCGAGGTGCTGGCGTTGCTCGCGGATCTGCGGTCGGACGGCATGACCATGCTGGTCGCCACCCACGAGATGGCCTTCGCCCGGGACGTCGCCGACCGGGTGGCGTTCCTGGCCGACGGCGGGGTGGCCGAGGTCGGCCCGCCGGAGCAGGTGCTCGCCGACCCGCAGGACGACCGCACCCGGAAGTTCCTCCGCCGCGTGCTCGGCTGA